The following proteins are encoded in a genomic region of Nitratireductor sp. GISD-1A_MAKvit:
- a CDS encoding Flp family type IVb pilin, with translation MANLFSRFLKDESGATAIEYGLLAALIALAIIGGATALGTKINDTFTGVAGKLPGNTN, from the coding sequence ATGGCTAATCTGTTTTCACGCTTCCTGAAAGACGAGTCCGGTGCAACTGCAATCGAGTATGGCCTCCTGGCAGCGCTCATTGCTCTTGCAATCATCGGCGGCGCGACCGCTCTCGGAACGAAGATCAATGACACCTTCACGGGCGTCGCTGGCAAACTGCCGGGCAATACCAACTAA
- a CDS encoding type II and III secretion system protein family protein translates to MHSNLKLTARVLLGCAAAISLQLALPVGDASAQQQLVKTRGGSSATQRLQLGLNKSLVLDLPADAYDILVANPAVADAVTRTSRRIYLFGKQVGETNIFVFGANGEQIASLDVAVERDVAGLEEYLTRFIPDSDIDVELINDNVVLTGTVETPLDASRAAQLAQIFVTGGEATTGQYSQSAAAPTDGGGVTINNPDQKRQTSKIVNMLQIIGEDQVTLKVTVAEVSRSVMKQLGVNMIGSGSTDGISWGAVADNAFGLGKPLSPTQFSVGGSLIDAYINAMEQAGVMKTLAEPALTAVSGEKATFKVGGEFNLVTSQEIDPDTNALKYEVEKIDYGIGLEFLPTVLSPGRISLKIRTQVSEPTMQGSQSFSSGIGRGQRYRNASSMNAISIRKRLADTTVELPSGGSMMIAGLVQDDVRQAFNGVPGLSKVPVLGALFRSRDFVRNETELVIIVTPFLSKPTARTALAKPDDNFTPASDGAGMFLGRVNRVYGTMKTNLPDGRYHGVVGYIYK, encoded by the coding sequence ATGCATAGCAACCTGAAACTGACCGCACGAGTTCTTCTGGGATGCGCCGCCGCGATATCCCTTCAGCTTGCCCTGCCCGTCGGCGACGCCTCCGCACAGCAACAACTCGTCAAGACACGCGGCGGGAGCAGCGCTACCCAGCGGCTGCAGCTCGGCCTTAACAAGTCTCTGGTGCTGGATCTGCCCGCCGATGCCTATGACATTCTGGTCGCCAATCCTGCCGTCGCCGATGCCGTCACCCGCACGTCACGGCGCATCTACCTGTTCGGAAAGCAGGTCGGCGAAACCAACATATTTGTCTTCGGAGCAAATGGTGAGCAGATCGCAAGCCTTGATGTCGCGGTAGAGCGGGATGTGGCAGGCCTCGAAGAGTATCTGACGCGCTTTATTCCAGACTCCGATATCGACGTCGAGCTGATCAACGACAACGTTGTCCTCACCGGCACCGTCGAAACGCCGCTCGATGCCTCAAGAGCTGCGCAGCTGGCGCAGATTTTTGTTACCGGCGGTGAAGCGACAACCGGCCAGTATTCGCAGAGCGCGGCAGCGCCCACCGATGGCGGCGGCGTCACGATCAACAACCCCGATCAGAAGCGCCAGACCAGCAAAATCGTCAACATGCTGCAGATCATCGGCGAAGATCAGGTGACCCTGAAAGTCACGGTCGCCGAGGTCAGCCGCTCCGTCATGAAACAGCTCGGCGTAAACATGATCGGCTCGGGCAGTACCGACGGCATCTCATGGGGGGCCGTGGCCGACAATGCGTTTGGGCTCGGAAAACCGCTTTCCCCAACGCAGTTCTCCGTAGGAGGCTCGCTGATCGACGCCTACATCAATGCAATGGAACAGGCTGGCGTCATGAAGACACTGGCCGAGCCGGCATTGACGGCCGTTTCGGGCGAGAAGGCCACGTTCAAGGTTGGAGGCGAATTCAACCTCGTCACCTCCCAGGAGATCGATCCCGACACGAATGCGCTCAAATACGAGGTCGAAAAGATCGACTACGGCATTGGTCTGGAGTTCCTGCCCACCGTTCTGTCTCCCGGACGTATCAGCCTGAAAATCCGAACCCAGGTCTCGGAGCCGACAATGCAGGGTTCGCAATCCTTTTCATCAGGTATTGGACGGGGCCAGCGCTACCGGAACGCCTCCAGCATGAACGCGATCTCGATCCGCAAGCGTCTCGCCGATACGACGGTTGAACTGCCATCGGGCGGATCGATGATGATCGCCGGTCTGGTGCAGGATGATGTGCGGCAGGCCTTTAACGGCGTGCCGGGTCTTTCGAAAGTGCCGGTGCTCGGCGCGCTGTTCCGCAGCCGCGACTTCGTGCGCAACGAGACGGAACTGGTCATCATCGTGACCCCGTTCCTCTCCAAGCCAACGGCACGCACCGCGCTTGCCAAGCCAGACGACAATTTCACGCCCGCCAGCGATGGCGCGGGCATGTTCCTGGGACGGGTCAACCGTGTCTACGGAACCATGAAAACCAACCTGCCCGATGGCCGCTACCACGGCGTTGTCGGCTACATCTACAAATGA
- a CDS encoding prepilin peptidase produces MLEAVILVVFPFCMVFAAVSDLLSMTIANRVSVLLVGTFMIVAPMTGMDWSQIGLHLSAGLLVLAVTFALFAVGGMGGGDAKLIAATSVWFGLSPLLVQYLCLAALIGGGLTLALIMFRNSYVSYVSVNNLLLRNLADPKAGIPYGIALGLGGLVAYPETPLMQWALARLSGF; encoded by the coding sequence ATGCTTGAAGCTGTGATTCTCGTGGTCTTTCCGTTCTGCATGGTGTTTGCGGCAGTCTCGGACCTGTTGTCCATGACCATCGCAAACCGCGTTTCGGTGTTGCTGGTCGGGACTTTCATGATCGTGGCGCCGATGACGGGCATGGACTGGTCGCAGATCGGCTTGCATCTTTCAGCCGGCCTTCTGGTTCTGGCGGTAACCTTTGCACTCTTTGCAGTCGGTGGCATGGGCGGCGGCGATGCGAAACTCATCGCAGCCACATCCGTGTGGTTTGGCCTCAGCCCACTGCTTGTGCAGTATCTTTGCCTTGCCGCTCTCATAGGAGGCGGTCTGACACTCGCTCTGATTATGTTCCGGAATTCTTATGTGTCCTACGTGTCGGTGAACAACCTGCTTTTGAGAAATCTGGCAGATCCAAAGGCAGGCATTCCCTATGGCATTGCGCTGGGGCTGGGGGGGCTCGTCGCCTATCCTGAAACACCGCTCATGCAATGGGCGCTCGCCAGGCTTTCAGGGTTCTAG
- a CDS encoding pilus assembly protein N-terminal domain-containing protein, which yields MPAVSMADSSSIRVVMNQAKIVKLARPADTIVVGNPEIADAAVQDAQTIVLTGKGFGVTNLVVLDIDGLPVVDEQVVVSRQTVDSVRIYRRSNVQTLSCTPFCESAYKTDAERLSETELNASQ from the coding sequence ATGCCTGCAGTGAGCATGGCCGACAGCTCGTCGATAAGGGTGGTCATGAATCAGGCCAAGATCGTCAAGCTTGCCCGCCCGGCAGACACGATCGTCGTGGGCAATCCCGAGATTGCCGACGCCGCCGTTCAGGATGCACAGACAATTGTTCTGACAGGCAAGGGTTTCGGTGTGACCAACCTTGTCGTGCTCGACATCGACGGGTTGCCCGTGGTCGACGAACAGGTTGTGGTCAGCCGACAGACCGTTGACTCGGTACGAATCTACCGCCGTTCCAACGTGCAGACGCTGTCGTGCACTCCATTCTGTGAGAGCGCCTACAAGACTGATGCCGAGCGCCTTTCCGAAACCGAGCTGAACGCCAGCCAGTAG
- a CDS encoding TadE/TadG family type IV pilus assembly protein produces MRGFIKNRDGATAVEFAILIFPFLLLVFIIVESSIAFAAQQLLTNATDDVARLFRTGQEQRATLNETKLHKMICDRISMLMTGDCPGLAVDLRQFDSFEDAAKASQGFNPDGSFDTRLDLGPALSKNMIRVYYRWPVITNILADQLPDGKMLLFSTSTWQNEPF; encoded by the coding sequence TTGCGCGGATTCATAAAGAATCGGGACGGCGCAACAGCGGTCGAGTTCGCTATTCTCATTTTTCCGTTCCTGTTGCTGGTGTTCATCATCGTGGAATCGAGCATCGCTTTTGCGGCACAGCAGTTGCTGACAAACGCAACGGATGATGTGGCACGGCTTTTCCGGACGGGCCAGGAGCAGCGGGCAACGCTCAACGAAACCAAGCTGCACAAGATGATCTGCGATCGGATATCGATGCTTATGACGGGCGATTGTCCCGGCCTTGCGGTTGATCTTCGCCAGTTCGACAGTTTTGAAGACGCCGCCAAAGCCAGTCAGGGCTTCAACCCAGATGGTTCCTTTGACACAAGGCTGGATCTCGGACCCGCTTTGTCCAAGAACATGATCCGTGTCTATTACCGCTGGCCGGTGATTACCAACATCCTGGCAGACCAGTTGCCTGACGGAAAAATGCTGCTCTTCTCGACCAGTACCTGGCAGAACGAGCCATTCTGA
- a CDS encoding TadE/TadG family type IV pilus assembly protein produces MMRNRITDSPRNGIMIAIGAFLRDRRGIAATEFVIVLPILLAFYFLTMEFSQAIDTSKKVSRAASMVGDLIAQQPSISPGEVDAIMKIGSAILKPYNRSMPTVTVTAIEITDEEDPKVKVVWSRELRNGSPQPGAPKGSNATVPNDLKKRGTFYIKSSTSLGYKPRLAWSSEGAKAAGLTAMLSLDNLPLSESYYLRPRMSRTIPCADC; encoded by the coding sequence ATGATGCGCAATCGAATTACCGACAGCCCCAGGAACGGCATCATGATCGCCATAGGGGCTTTTCTGCGGGACCGGCGAGGCATTGCGGCGACCGAATTTGTGATCGTCCTGCCTATATTGCTGGCCTTCTACTTTCTGACCATGGAGTTCAGTCAGGCCATCGACACGAGCAAGAAGGTGAGTCGTGCAGCAAGCATGGTCGGCGACCTGATTGCACAGCAACCCTCGATCTCCCCCGGAGAAGTTGACGCCATCATGAAGATTGGCAGTGCGATTCTGAAACCGTACAATCGTTCCATGCCCACCGTCACAGTCACCGCCATCGAGATCACTGACGAAGAAGATCCGAAGGTGAAGGTTGTCTGGTCACGCGAGCTTCGAAATGGTTCCCCGCAACCTGGAGCGCCCAAGGGCAGCAACGCGACCGTTCCCAACGATCTCAAGAAGAGGGGCACGTTCTACATCAAATCGTCTACATCGCTCGGCTACAAGCCCCGCCTCGCCTGGTCGAGTGAGGGCGCCAAGGCAGCCGGTCTGACGGCAATGCTGAGCCTCGACAACCTCCCGCTGAGCGAGAGCTACTATCTGCGCCCACGGATGAGCCGCACGATACCCTGTGCGGACTGTTGA